The DNA segment gttttgtgttaaaaaaattcaaatcaatataattaatgaacataattaacgAGTTGTTCGTGAGTGAAGTTCATGGACTGAATTaatgaactgttcacgagcaaAGCTCGTTAACAAATTCGTGAACTGAATGTGGAGTTCGAGCTCATCAATTTTTTgatgagccgagcttgagcaggaCAAAGCTCGACTCCACTCGATTACAGCCCTGCAAATAACCAATCTTACGAGAGCCATCATCGATTATTATATACCTATATTATACTCTCATTTTTATACATCATTAAAATAATTGGTAGATACCAAACaggttttttattattattattattaatccaattaattgGATTGAAGTTAAAACCTTAGGTGACTCTTCTTTCAATAATATTTCTTAGAATTGGATCCGAGATCTAACTTAAACGACTAGACACTTTTACTTACTGCtcaaatcaattaattaaactctctctaattctttAACCTCCTGTTAAGGATGCTCTCATCATCGGAATGCAAGCATAGACCGATTATCGGTCCTCCTCAAATATATTTAGAGTATCACCATTTATTTCGAAACTTATTAATTTTGGAAACCCTAACTAATTATTGTATGGCATAAAAATACTTGTAGAAATTAATTGTCCCTTCTGAGAATGCAATTAAATCAAAtggtatttatataaaataaaaagggtGCTAAGATTTAAATATCTTATTTCCATTTATCTTTATGTTGGAACCTAATAgtaaaacaaattaaactaacaaccagaaaataatataaatatcaataaaaaaaatgaaaataatataaatacaaaataaatttgTAGAAAAAACAATTAGCCAGCTAAAAAACATAATTCATTGATCTTCACGTTAGAAcctaataataaaaacaaattaaacaaacaaacagaaaaaaatataaaattatagaaaaaaacaatgagccaattcaaaaattatcaatatAAAAAAGctaaattcattttcataatacAAAATTATGtacaatataaatttttaacttttttccggaaatacttatatttttattagatgaataaagaagtaaaacaaaaaaaaaaattaaaaaaaaaactttgaatgAGTTTACTTTGTCAAGTTCATCATTATCTAATGGTgtgaaaaacaaagtaagacttactttgttaaaaacaaagtaaacatagcctaatccattaaaattaatataaaattcacGATTATTATAATGAGAAATTATTTCgtttattttcattaaaatttACTTAATTGAATTAGATATTTAAAATTGAGTTAATAATTTTTACAACGGATgcaaaattgtattattttacacgataaaatataaaattaatatatctttttaatttctaaaagtaaaagaattaagaaataaaaaatatatatttaggaGGACTAAATcagctcttttttcttttttctgaaAACCACCTCGGTGTCCAACCCGAACCCGTCAACTTTCCGGATATGAACAACCTCCGATTTCTTAAACAAGTCCATCAACGGCTGAGTACTGTACAAATCATTCGCCGAATATTTATCCGACCGTCTAGAAATCGCCACGTGTAGAACGCAAACCCCTCCACGTTTCAACGTCCGTTCAATCTCCGCCACAAACTTATCCGGATACAGCGCGTGGTCAAACACGTTAGAAAACTCAAAATCGAAAGTCTCATCATCGAACGGCTGATGATGGAAGTCACCTTTTATAACCAACGGTGGAAAAGGCACAAGGTCAATACCGACGGAATCGTTAACTCCGACGCGTCTTAACGCCTCCACCTCCTGTCCGACTCTAGCTCCGATGCTTAGAGCCTTGGAATCGTTGAAAAGGAGGTTCCTTTGCTTCAAATTCTGGAAAAATCCGGCGAAGACTTGAACTTTACGATCCCAATCGCGAGTGGTCCAAATCTTTCGTAATTTAGGGTTAAGAGTTTTGTTGAGTTGACGTTGTATGTAGGAATCGTAGGATGTGAAGCCTCGCCGGATTTTTAAATCTTTAGCGGCGGAAGGCGGTGGGTTTTGCGGTGGCGGGTTTGTTTTGagagggaagaagaagagaaggagaGGGAATGAAATGAAAAGGGAGAGAAGGAAGTATTTGAGTAGAGGTGGTTTTAGTTTCATGTTTTTGCATGCAAAACGACTTTCTCGCTCTACAAACTCTACTTATAAGAATTCTTTTGTGCTTTACGTGGATAATTAAATAAGAGACAAGTTTCAAATTTCATCCAAATGTTTAAGGTAAAAGCCATACTTGATAAAGTAAgtttactttgtgtgtttttgtcattggattaattttatattccaTCATCCCAATGGTGAAAGCATACCAAGTAAtgatactttgtcaaaaacaaagtaattatAGAAGACATCAATGTATGGTTCCAAttttaatcaattttatttctatttcatCGAAATTTGAAAATGTTAATCTCACTGTTGTTAATTATCACATTGTATTTTCTAAACATCAAATATGTTTAAAATACTTAATCTGTTACTAACGCAGTTAAAATAAATCTTTTTAAAATTCTAATACCTAAGTGTGCGAAATATAAGttaatcaatatttttttttaattaaagtatCTAAATGTTTATTGtcttattaatataattacaaatagataaaaaaaaatatacgaatATGCTttagtttatcgataaacttgtttggaatgtcCGATATAGTCATATAACTGTCAAACGAGTtcgttcaaattttctattacaTAATGGTAAAATTAACTGATCTCACTTGAAaatgttagtggtaaaattacatcattttgcACGTTAAGGTCAAATCTACACTTTTAAAAACGTCAAGGTGACCTTTATAAGGGATAAGCTACTATTAGATATATTGGCTTTGGCAGGGGAGTAGGAGATGAGTGTACAAGGAGCTCTACCGCTCAGGGTCCCAAGTTTAAGGggacaatttttttattatacaaatgtaaataaattattattattattaattattatgtgaaaaattaagtgaatgttaATTTATCTAGAAAATTAACGCTCTAAGAGTCTTAAAAGGCccactttttattattattattacacaataactaatttaattatttttattatatttattatgttaaaaatcaagttaaaagtattttggtgtttcattttgtagaaacattatATTATATGAAagcattaaattttttaatgaatagagcctttttttttcatttagtacAGGACCCtaaaaatgtttaagacggcCCTTGGCTTTGGCCAAATAGACCGTCCCTTAAGGATATGAATCATATATGATTAAGTGGGTTATTGAATTAACAATGACATAACCCTAAAGtggcgctctctctctctctctcacattCAAAGTCAGTCGCTCCCTTTTTTCTCGGTCGGATTCATTTTTAGTTCGTGGATCGTCTCTTCTCTTGGTGTGTTTCGGTGATTGAATCGTGATCCGTGA comes from the Euphorbia lathyris chromosome 5, ddEupLath1.1, whole genome shotgun sequence genome and includes:
- the LOC136230903 gene encoding uncharacterized protein, which codes for MKLKPPLLKYFLLSLFISFPLLLFFFPLKTNPPPQNPPPSAAKDLKIRRGFTSYDSYIQRQLNKTLNPKLRKIWTTRDWDRKVQVFAGFFQNLKQRNLLFNDSKALSIGARVGQEVEALRRVGVNDSVGIDLVPFPPLVIKGDFHHQPFDDETFDFEFSNVFDHALYPDKFVAEIERTLKRGGVCVLHVAISRRSDKYSANDLYSTQPLMDLFKKSEVVHIRKVDGFGLDTEVVFRKKKKELI